A single Corynebacterium stationis DNA region contains:
- a CDS encoding LacI family DNA-binding transcriptional regulator — MSSTRPTIYDVAKEAGVSKSLVSLVLRGSDNVSARSATAVNDAIKKLGYQPNRAASDLAAKRRNLVAVLIDDYSNPWFIDMLQSLSEILTPQGYRMSVIDSLTSGSDTDPITHALTMRPDGIIIAQDIAEKSLPENMPPFVVAGTRFTPLESDTQFATHAVSNDDFLGAKLATEHLIGLGHKHIAHINVHSGAGQKRLASYIASMNEHGLVPLANETPGPATEHYGYTQALLLLESHPEITAFFASNDITAIGVLGAARERGLRVPEDLSVVGYDNTPLAQSRLVSLTTIDDNSIGVGLNAAYLLLNKLESKKSYSDVEHTLVPRLIERGTTAAPRE, encoded by the coding sequence ATGAGCAGTACACGGCCCACAATTTATGATGTTGCGAAGGAAGCTGGCGTTTCAAAATCGCTGGTTTCTTTAGTTCTTCGCGGCTCTGACAACGTCAGCGCCCGGTCTGCTACTGCGGTCAATGACGCAATTAAAAAGCTCGGTTACCAGCCCAATCGCGCTGCATCGGACTTAGCAGCCAAGCGCCGTAATCTGGTCGCCGTGCTTATCGATGACTATTCCAACCCCTGGTTCATTGACATGCTTCAATCCCTTAGTGAGATCCTCACCCCGCAGGGGTATAGGATGTCTGTTATTGACTCCTTAACGTCTGGTTCAGATACCGATCCCATCACGCATGCACTAACCATGCGCCCCGATGGAATCATCATCGCCCAAGACATTGCAGAAAAATCACTGCCTGAAAACATGCCGCCTTTTGTCGTGGCCGGCACCCGATTCACTCCTCTTGAAAGCGATACGCAGTTTGCCACCCACGCTGTGTCGAATGATGACTTCTTAGGCGCCAAACTTGCCACGGAACATCTCATTGGACTGGGACATAAACACATTGCGCACATCAACGTTCACAGCGGTGCTGGACAGAAGCGTTTAGCAAGCTATATCGCGTCGATGAATGAACACGGTCTAGTGCCACTAGCCAATGAAACTCCCGGGCCTGCAACGGAGCATTATGGCTATACCCAAGCTTTGTTACTTCTGGAATCACATCCTGAAATCACGGCTTTCTTTGCTTCCAATGACATCACTGCCATCGGCGTTCTAGGGGCGGCACGTGAGCGCGGCCTTCGTGTGCCAGAAGACTTGTCAGTTGTTGGATACGACAACACTCCCCTAGCGCAGTCACGATTAGTTTCCCTAACCACCATCGACGACAACAGTATTGGCGTGGGACTAAACGCCGCATACTTACTCTTAAACAAACTTGAATCAAAGAAGTCTTACTCCGATGTCGAGCACACGCTAGTACCAAGACTCATTGAACGCGGCACCACTGCAGCACCGCGCGAATAA
- a CDS encoding Gfo/Idh/MocA family protein, whose protein sequence is MAEQVNNSQEIRVAVIGAGMAGKAHAAGYLTAPATYDSTLPKVRLVSMADANAELAESTAARFGFERFDTSWQAIAEADDIDVVSVVVANFLHREIVEALLASGKHVLCEKPLSDNIEDAQAMIRAAEDAEAKGVIARIGLTYRRSPAVAHIRDLVLSGELGKVLHFSGHYWTDYGSNPMAPISWRYKGPNGSGALADVGSHLTYLAEFVAGSDFSEVRGGQLSTVITQRPKPLGAVVGHEGGAVSDEFEPVENDDVASFSGNFAGGGTATIQVTRISQGHPNTLGFELFCEKGSVFFDFRKPGEFHIFTPATSSDASQEAGYRTVTLGPNHPYWRAGLAMDAPGVGIGQNEGFVFQARSFLEEVAGISEADSLPRCATLEEGLHNMQLIAAISQSAAENGSTVAVPVQNAARVNA, encoded by the coding sequence ATGGCTGAGCAAGTAAATAACTCACAAGAGATCCGCGTCGCCGTCATCGGCGCGGGCATGGCCGGCAAAGCACACGCGGCGGGGTACCTGACCGCGCCAGCAACCTATGACAGCACACTGCCCAAGGTCCGCCTGGTGTCTATGGCTGATGCCAATGCAGAACTGGCAGAATCCACCGCGGCACGTTTCGGCTTTGAGCGCTTTGATACCTCCTGGCAGGCGATTGCTGAAGCCGATGACATTGATGTGGTCAGCGTTGTGGTGGCGAACTTCCTGCACCGTGAAATTGTTGAGGCGCTGCTTGCATCCGGCAAGCACGTGCTGTGTGAGAAGCCGTTGTCGGACAACATCGAAGATGCGCAAGCTATGATTCGTGCGGCTGAAGATGCGGAAGCCAAGGGTGTCATCGCGCGTATTGGTCTGACCTACCGCCGCTCCCCAGCGGTAGCGCATATTCGTGACCTGGTGCTCTCAGGTGAGCTGGGTAAAGTGCTGCACTTCTCCGGCCACTACTGGACAGACTATGGCTCCAACCCAATGGCGCCGATTAGCTGGCGCTACAAGGGGCCCAACGGCTCCGGCGCGCTGGCCGATGTGGGCAGCCACTTGACCTACCTCGCGGAATTCGTGGCTGGTTCAGACTTCTCAGAGGTTCGCGGCGGGCAACTATCGACTGTAATCACGCAGCGTCCGAAGCCACTGGGCGCCGTGGTTGGCCATGAAGGTGGCGCGGTCTCTGATGAGTTCGAGCCTGTAGAAAATGATGACGTGGCGTCCTTCTCCGGCAACTTTGCAGGTGGTGGAACCGCAACCATCCAGGTCACCCGTATCTCGCAAGGCCACCCAAATACCTTGGGCTTTGAGCTGTTCTGCGAGAAGGGCTCGGTATTCTTCGACTTCCGCAAGCCAGGCGAGTTCCACATTTTCACCCCGGCAACCTCTTCTGATGCTTCCCAGGAAGCTGGCTACCGCACGGTCACCCTGGGTCCCAACCACCCATACTGGCGCGCAGGTCTAGCTATGGATGCTCCAGGCGTAGGTATCGGCCAGAACGAGGGTTTCGTGTTCCAGGCACGTTCCTTCCTCGAGGAAGTCGCAGGCATTTCTGAGGCAGACAGCTTGCCACGGTGTGCAACCTTGGAGGAGGGATTGCACAACATGCAGCTTATCGCTGCCATCTCGCAGTCCGCCGCCGAAAACGGTTCAACCGTTGCTGTCCCAGTCCAAAACGCAGCCCGCGTAAACGCCTAA
- a CDS encoding sugar phosphate isomerase/epimerase family protein, producing the protein MKLGLYNAIFHDRSLPEALTAIKDAGLTGIELNTGGFLPAKHVPTIDDILVSDDARDEFLGQFEGTGVDIYGLNCNGNPLHPNREIGEKHAEDIRRSIRLAERLGQSRVVTMSGLPGGEPGAQRPNWIVNAWNSAALDVLDYQWDIAADFWRETDRLAADHGVKVALELHPQNLIFNSADVHKLIELTKATNVGVELDASHLFWQQMDPVAVIDHLGELVFHAAAKDVRINKEWAQLNGVLDNSFRRLDPSEERTNLGGDEWANEWPKNSAWDFVALGKGHDVKYWTEFLRALHRIDPDMLVNIEHEDVELGREEGVKIAADVLNAANDALEASL; encoded by the coding sequence ATGAAGCTTGGTCTCTACAACGCGATCTTCCACGACCGCTCCCTGCCAGAAGCACTAACCGCGATTAAGGATGCCGGGCTTACCGGTATTGAGCTCAACACCGGTGGCTTCTTGCCAGCGAAGCATGTTCCAACCATCGATGACATTCTCGTAAGCGACGACGCCCGGGATGAATTCCTTGGTCAGTTTGAAGGAACCGGCGTTGATATCTATGGCTTGAACTGCAACGGCAATCCACTGCACCCAAACCGCGAAATCGGTGAGAAGCATGCCGAGGATATCCGCCGTTCCATCCGCCTAGCTGAGCGCCTAGGGCAATCCCGCGTGGTTACTATGTCTGGTCTTCCCGGAGGTGAGCCGGGTGCACAGCGTCCGAACTGGATTGTGAATGCCTGGAACTCGGCGGCGCTGGATGTCTTGGACTACCAGTGGGATATCGCCGCTGACTTCTGGCGTGAAACTGACCGCTTGGCCGCTGACCACGGCGTCAAGGTTGCACTCGAGCTGCACCCGCAGAACCTGATTTTTAACTCGGCGGATGTGCACAAGCTCATTGAGCTGACCAAGGCCACCAACGTAGGCGTTGAGCTGGATGCCTCGCATTTGTTCTGGCAGCAGATGGATCCAGTGGCTGTCATTGATCACCTTGGTGAGCTGGTATTCCACGCTGCGGCGAAGGACGTGCGCATTAACAAGGAATGGGCGCAGTTAAACGGTGTGTTGGATAACAGCTTCCGCCGCCTCGATCCATCAGAAGAACGAACCAATTTGGGCGGCGATGAATGGGCAAATGAATGGCCAAAGAATTCCGCCTGGGACTTTGTTGCTTTGGGCAAGGGTCATGATGTGAAGTACTGGACGGAGTTCCTCCGTGCCTTGCACCGCATTGACCCAGACATGCTAGTCAACATTGAGCACGAAGATGTCGAACTCGGCCGCGAGGAAGGCGTCAAGATTGCCGCCGATGTCCTCAACGCTGCCAACGATGCTCTTGAGGCTTCCCTCTAG
- a CDS encoding Gfo/Idh/MocA family protein, with translation MSTERRTLNIGVISLGWMGRLHARSYLAVAQYFTELPVRVVLHTAADPDEGGRNYAYEALGFQNTVSDYKELLGDPEIDAVSICSPNFLHHEIAMAAIEAGKPFWIEKPMGRGAAESQEIATRASQAGLVTSVGFNYRHVPAIAEARRLVRTGKIGTINNVRVSFKADYSADPLGALTWRFKKELAGSGVLGDLMSHGFDLAQFIVGKLDSVTATNGIFIQQRPLPAGGAASHFSQGVDSAPKGEVENEDYTAVLGRFESGAIGVFESSRVAVGPRAEYIIEVYGSKGSLRWNFHRLNELELADSHDGYRTIMASPAYGEFSRFQPGAGTSMGFDDLKTIEAYLYLRSILEGKQYAPSVGDGWAAAEIADAALESAESGQWVDIKSVDAPTTYDR, from the coding sequence ATGTCTACTGAACGCCGCACACTCAATATCGGGGTTATCTCACTTGGCTGGATGGGCCGCCTGCACGCGCGTTCCTACCTGGCCGTTGCCCAGTACTTCACCGAACTGCCTGTCAGGGTGGTTCTGCACACCGCCGCTGATCCGGATGAAGGTGGACGCAACTACGCCTATGAAGCGCTTGGCTTCCAAAACACAGTCAGTGACTACAAGGAATTGCTTGGAGATCCAGAGATTGATGCCGTTTCGATCTGCTCGCCAAACTTTCTGCACCATGAAATTGCAATGGCAGCGATTGAAGCAGGAAAACCCTTCTGGATTGAAAAGCCCATGGGTCGCGGTGCTGCTGAATCACAAGAAATCGCGACCCGTGCGTCGCAAGCTGGCCTGGTCACTTCCGTAGGATTCAACTACCGCCACGTGCCTGCTATCGCTGAAGCGCGCCGACTGGTGCGCACCGGGAAGATTGGCACTATCAACAATGTGCGAGTTAGCTTTAAAGCCGACTACTCAGCTGATCCATTGGGTGCTTTGACCTGGCGCTTTAAAAAGGAACTTGCTGGTTCCGGTGTACTGGGCGATTTGATGTCACACGGCTTCGACCTGGCGCAGTTCATCGTGGGGAAGTTAGATTCCGTCACTGCGACTAATGGCATCTTTATTCAGCAGCGACCATTGCCTGCAGGTGGTGCTGCTAGCCACTTTTCCCAAGGTGTTGATTCTGCGCCAAAGGGCGAGGTGGAAAACGAGGACTACACAGCCGTTCTGGGACGCTTCGAGTCTGGAGCTATCGGCGTGTTCGAGTCCAGTCGTGTTGCTGTCGGACCGCGCGCGGAATACATCATTGAAGTTTACGGCTCGAAGGGATCTTTGCGTTGGAATTTCCACCGACTCAATGAATTGGAGCTCGCTGATTCCCATGATGGCTATCGGACCATCATGGCTAGCCCAGCCTATGGGGAGTTCTCCCGCTTTCAGCCTGGAGCTGGCACGAGCATGGGTTTCGATGATCTTAAGACTATCGAGGCGTATTTGTACCTTCGTTCCATCTTGGAGGGTAAACAGTACGCCCCGTCGGTCGGTGATGGCTGGGCCGCTGCGGAAATCGCTGATGCGGCTCTCGAAAGCGCGGAGTCAGGGCAGTGGGTCGACATCAAGTCAGTTGACGCTCCCACTACTTATGACCGTTAG
- a CDS encoding cysteine hydrolase family protein — translation MREKNSPTLAVIDMQIAFAEPSSGWFIPRYEEVEAKVAQLVDAFENSVVWTKFVRDPEEQGAWADYYDRWSSFRVDKGSEQWDITLETRPEHATISLPTFSKWGSELADIAPLEARLVICGVATECCVLSTALGAIDAGRSVTIVTDACGAVSDEAQKQTLDLLGLLSPMVTLTTTAELLKSL, via the coding sequence ATGCGTGAGAAAAATTCCCCAACGCTTGCGGTAATTGATATGCAAATTGCATTCGCTGAGCCAAGTAGCGGTTGGTTTATTCCTCGATACGAGGAAGTAGAAGCAAAGGTAGCTCAGCTTGTCGACGCTTTCGAAAACTCCGTGGTGTGGACAAAGTTCGTCAGAGATCCTGAAGAACAAGGCGCTTGGGCTGACTACTACGACCGATGGTCGAGCTTCCGGGTTGATAAAGGTTCGGAGCAATGGGACATCACGCTAGAAACACGACCAGAGCATGCCACTATCTCGTTGCCTACTTTTTCTAAGTGGGGATCTGAATTAGCCGATATCGCGCCTTTGGAAGCGCGGTTAGTTATTTGCGGTGTCGCAACCGAATGCTGTGTCCTATCCACCGCATTGGGAGCAATCGATGCTGGCCGTTCAGTCACTATCGTAACTGATGCCTGCGGTGCAGTCAGCGATGAAGCACAGAAGCAAACTCTAGACCTGCTTGGTTTGCTGTCGCCGATGGTTACTCTAACGACAACAGCGGAACTGCTTAAATCTTTATAA
- a CDS encoding purine-cytosine permease family protein, which translates to MAAITKKGMIMTAQLDGQAIATPPEDVEAPTADLSNSEATSVKYGSSLTKAEPYGTEAIPDAERHGHPRSQFTLWFAANMVLAVLVSGFFASSLGLSIVQGLSAVAVGSLAGALVMGILASIGTRFGVPQQVQARGPMGFFANFVPVALLTNVSAVGWVAVNTVFAVLALQELFAIPFWIGSLILFVFQALFAVWGHNLIHLVNKIATVVLTVLFAVITVLALTEVEIGAAAPSSDGGGIADWVTFAGFFFIYVMTWTPFASDFSRYLPRSVSKGKIVAYTAGGGFLSLLWLGSIGVLVSSFAGDLGAVEAVAELTGSWAWLAMLTVVLSTIPVSAMNLYGGALSLLTIRVPVSRTMGVVITALISFGITLLMQGDPYGSFYDFLSMLGYLVVPFTTVLLVDYYIRTRHHMTEAIAELDQPERKISWGCISWLVGCLVSALFWTTPLGTGPFAALIEGAGDVTYFIGAAASALTYLAIHAIRGRNNDISMGCKNHSLAIVAPSGVDGKEDEN; encoded by the coding sequence ATGGCTGCAATCACAAAGAAGGGCATGATTATGACCGCACAACTTGATGGCCAAGCCATCGCTACCCCTCCAGAAGACGTTGAGGCTCCTACCGCTGATTTAAGCAATTCCGAAGCCACTAGTGTTAAGTACGGTAGCTCCCTAACTAAGGCTGAACCGTACGGCACCGAAGCCATCCCAGATGCTGAACGTCACGGACATCCACGTTCCCAGTTCACCCTCTGGTTCGCTGCCAATATGGTGCTCGCCGTTTTGGTCTCGGGATTCTTTGCTAGCTCTTTGGGTCTTTCAATAGTCCAAGGTTTATCTGCCGTAGCTGTCGGTAGCCTTGCCGGTGCTCTTGTCATGGGAATACTCGCAAGTATCGGCACGCGATTCGGCGTACCGCAGCAGGTTCAGGCACGCGGACCAATGGGGTTCTTCGCCAACTTCGTACCGGTGGCATTGCTGACCAACGTATCCGCAGTGGGCTGGGTTGCGGTTAATACCGTTTTTGCAGTCCTTGCACTGCAGGAGCTTTTCGCAATTCCCTTCTGGATTGGCTCGCTCATTTTGTTCGTATTCCAGGCACTCTTTGCCGTGTGGGGACATAACCTAATCCACCTGGTTAACAAGATCGCCACGGTCGTTCTCACAGTGTTGTTTGCTGTAATTACAGTGCTCGCACTGACCGAGGTCGAAATTGGTGCCGCTGCACCAAGTTCTGACGGTGGCGGAATTGCTGACTGGGTTACATTCGCAGGTTTCTTCTTCATCTATGTGATGACCTGGACGCCATTTGCATCTGACTTCTCCCGTTACCTCCCGCGCAGCGTATCTAAGGGGAAAATCGTGGCGTACACTGCTGGCGGTGGGTTCCTATCTCTGCTGTGGCTTGGAAGTATCGGCGTTTTGGTCTCCAGTTTCGCGGGAGACCTCGGCGCAGTAGAAGCCGTTGCTGAACTCACTGGTTCATGGGCATGGCTGGCCATGCTCACCGTTGTACTCTCCACGATTCCGGTCAGTGCCATGAACCTCTACGGCGGTGCACTTTCCTTGCTGACTATTCGCGTTCCGGTGAGTCGCACCATGGGTGTTGTCATCACCGCACTCATCAGCTTTGGCATCACGCTGCTTATGCAGGGAGATCCCTACGGCAGCTTCTACGATTTCCTGTCAATGCTGGGCTACTTGGTAGTTCCATTTACAACGGTCTTGCTGGTTGATTACTACATTCGAACCCGTCACCACATGACAGAGGCCATCGCCGAGCTAGACCAACCAGAACGCAAGATCTCGTGGGGTTGCATCTCCTGGCTAGTAGGTTGCTTGGTTTCAGCATTGTTCTGGACCACCCCGCTTGGTACCGGGCCTTTTGCTGCACTCATTGAGGGTGCGGGCGATGTCACCTACTTCATCGGTGCTGCCGCGTCTGCTCTAACATATTTGGCTATTCACGCTATTCGTGGACGTAACAACGATATTTCCATGGGGTGCAAGAACCACTCTTTGGCCATTGTGGCACCGAGCGGTGTAGATGGAAAGGAGGACGAGAACTAG
- a CDS encoding sugar porter family MFS transporter: protein MVSAFADTEEPHTSRKLPPLTEGPYRKKLFYVALIATFGGLLFGYDTGVINGALAPMTAELGLTAFTEGVVTSSLLFGAAVGAMVLGRVSDKWGRRKTIILLAVAFFIGALVCVFTPNFEIMVVGRVILGLAVGGASTVVPVYLAELAPFEIRGSLAGRNELMIVVGQLAAFVINAIIGNVWGHHEGVWRYMLAIAAIPAIALFFGMLRVPESPRWLVEQGRIDEARKVLETVRPLDRAHAEVADVRVMAEEDQKVSEKAMSFKEILTNKWLVRILIVGIGLGVAQQLTGINSIMYYGQIVLVEAGFSQNAALIANIAPGVIAVVGAFIALWMMDRVNRRTTLITGYTLTTVSHVLIGIASFMFPVGDPLRPYVILTLVVIFVGSMQTFLNVATWVMLSEIFPLAMRGAAIGISVFFLWMTNAFLGLFFPTLMEAVGLTGTFFLFAGIGVVALVFIYALVPETRGRTLEEIDEDVTSGVIFDKEIRKGRDIKH, encoded by the coding sequence ATGGTAAGTGCGTTTGCTGACACAGAAGAACCGCATACAAGCAGGAAACTTCCTCCGTTGACGGAGGGGCCATACCGCAAGAAATTGTTCTACGTCGCACTGATTGCGACATTTGGTGGCCTACTTTTCGGTTACGACACTGGCGTCATCAACGGTGCATTAGCACCAATGACCGCAGAGCTCGGACTAACAGCTTTTACTGAAGGCGTAGTCACATCTTCCCTTCTCTTCGGCGCAGCAGTTGGCGCAATGGTTCTCGGACGTGTCTCCGATAAGTGGGGACGACGCAAGACCATCATCCTTCTCGCAGTTGCTTTCTTCATTGGCGCTTTGGTCTGTGTATTCACGCCGAATTTTGAAATCATGGTCGTTGGCCGCGTCATCCTAGGCCTGGCCGTCGGTGGCGCTTCCACGGTTGTTCCGGTCTACCTGGCGGAACTAGCCCCATTTGAAATTCGCGGTTCACTTGCTGGCCGCAATGAATTAATGATTGTTGTCGGCCAGCTAGCCGCCTTTGTCATTAATGCAATCATCGGTAACGTGTGGGGTCACCACGAAGGCGTGTGGCGATACATGCTTGCTATCGCCGCAATTCCTGCAATCGCACTTTTCTTCGGAATGCTACGAGTTCCCGAATCGCCACGCTGGTTAGTTGAACAGGGCCGCATCGATGAAGCGCGTAAGGTTCTTGAAACTGTACGCCCCCTAGACCGCGCCCACGCCGAGGTTGCTGACGTCCGGGTCATGGCAGAGGAAGACCAAAAGGTTTCCGAAAAAGCGATGAGTTTCAAAGAGATTCTGACTAATAAATGGCTAGTGCGAATCCTCATCGTCGGCATCGGTCTAGGCGTTGCCCAACAGCTCACCGGCATTAACTCAATCATGTACTACGGTCAGATTGTCCTAGTCGAAGCTGGCTTTTCCCAAAATGCAGCACTGATTGCAAACATCGCTCCAGGTGTAATTGCTGTAGTAGGCGCTTTCATCGCGCTGTGGATGATGGACCGCGTCAACCGACGCACCACCTTGATTACCGGCTACACCTTGACCACGGTCTCCCACGTACTCATCGGTATCGCGTCCTTCATGTTCCCAGTTGGTGACCCACTTCGCCCCTATGTCATCCTGACGCTGGTAGTTATCTTCGTAGGCTCGATGCAGACCTTCCTCAACGTCGCCACCTGGGTGATGTTGTCCGAAATTTTCCCACTGGCAATGCGCGGCGCTGCAATCGGCATCTCGGTATTCTTCCTCTGGATGACCAACGCCTTCCTGGGACTTTTCTTCCCAACCTTGATGGAAGCAGTCGGCCTAACCGGTACATTCTTCCTCTTCGCCGGCATCGGCGTGGTCGCCTTAGTTTTCATCTACGCGCTTGTCCCCGAAACCCGCGGGCGGACCCTTGAGGAAATTGATGAAGACGTCACCAGCGGCGTCATCTTTGATAAGGAAATCCGCAAAGGCAGAGACATTAAGCATTAA
- a CDS encoding ornithine cyclodeaminase family protein translates to MTLTHIDAQQVEKTLSPKQAVQALRDYLQQGFDPSTDLERSRAEITNGDFLLMPSNSPTGFGIKLISIPGKTADPSIPSVNGIYVLFDGSTLQPTATIDGVALTNLRTPAVSLAGVSHLLTTSSQPLDVVIVGVGAQGRAHAKTVESVCEDIRETNINFISRTQPDDLDNWLQAGSDAAHEAIRNAELIITTTTSPQPVIEDTDVRDDAVIVAVGSHSPDARELPGALLARAQVIMEEEAAAFREAGDIIQAVDEGNLDKDSIATFAQVVRSEVQLHRNTPVVFKFTGMPWEDLALAEAIAAQI, encoded by the coding sequence ATGACGCTGACTCATATTGACGCCCAGCAGGTTGAAAAGACGCTAAGCCCCAAGCAGGCAGTTCAGGCACTGCGCGACTATCTCCAACAGGGTTTTGATCCGTCGACAGATTTGGAACGCAGCCGAGCAGAAATCACCAACGGTGACTTTCTATTGATGCCTTCTAATTCGCCGACAGGGTTTGGCATCAAGCTTATTTCCATCCCCGGTAAGACAGCAGACCCAAGCATTCCTAGTGTCAACGGCATTTATGTGCTTTTCGATGGCTCCACATTGCAACCCACCGCTACCATCGACGGCGTTGCTCTGACTAACCTACGCACACCGGCTGTGTCGCTCGCAGGGGTATCTCACTTACTTACTACTTCTTCACAGCCACTCGATGTGGTCATTGTCGGTGTAGGCGCACAAGGACGTGCGCACGCAAAGACAGTGGAATCTGTATGCGAGGACATCCGCGAAACCAATATCAATTTCATTAGCCGCACCCAGCCTGATGACTTGGACAACTGGCTACAAGCAGGAAGCGATGCTGCCCACGAGGCTATCCGCAATGCAGAATTAATCATCACCACCACTACTTCGCCGCAGCCAGTCATCGAGGATACTGATGTGCGTGATGATGCTGTCATCGTTGCTGTAGGCTCGCACTCCCCCGACGCCCGCGAACTTCCCGGCGCGCTCCTCGCCCGCGCCCAGGTCATTATGGAAGAAGAAGCCGCGGCTTTCCGCGAAGCCGGCGACATCATCCAGGCGGTTGATGAGGGCAACCTCGATAAAGATTCCATCGCAACCTTCGCTCAGGTCGTCCGCAGCGAGGTCCAGCTACACCGCAATACACCAGTGGTTTTCAAATTCACTGGCATGCCATGGGAAGATTTGGCGCTCGCCGAGGCCATCGCCGCCCAAATCTAA
- a CDS encoding GntR family transcriptional regulator, with translation MSRQQQYQIVAAHLRKQIENGSLPPGAAIPSEAEVCQQFDCARGTIRQAITALRNEGLVSSGQGRRTRVLDTVPTQCFDAVLSFTQWCHASGIEPGQQTQYVMRRLADAELAVLLEIPEGTPIVSVYRLRLMDGQKVMVQRLNYPLEVGKHILAFDPDSGSIHQQLADSGMDINYATRTVDVMAVEQEDATLLGIEPGTPLLRVRRRSCTLDGTPIEASDERYIGTVANFTTTATRGNPAPSTLLPNPPTTVHSV, from the coding sequence GTGAGCCGACAACAGCAATACCAAATAGTTGCCGCGCATCTGCGCAAGCAGATTGAAAACGGCTCTTTACCCCCTGGCGCGGCTATTCCTTCCGAGGCCGAGGTGTGCCAGCAATTCGATTGCGCACGCGGCACCATTCGGCAAGCTATCACTGCACTGCGCAATGAAGGCCTTGTATCGTCCGGTCAAGGCCGCCGGACGCGTGTATTAGATACTGTGCCGACGCAATGCTTTGACGCAGTTTTATCCTTTACGCAGTGGTGCCACGCTTCCGGTATTGAGCCTGGACAACAAACGCAATATGTCATGCGACGCCTCGCGGATGCAGAGTTGGCAGTGCTATTAGAAATTCCCGAGGGCACTCCGATTGTCTCCGTCTACCGTCTGCGGCTGATGGACGGGCAGAAAGTCATGGTGCAGCGCCTTAACTATCCGCTGGAGGTGGGAAAACACATCCTGGCATTTGATCCTGACTCCGGATCAATCCATCAACAGCTTGCAGATTCCGGCATGGATATCAATTACGCCACGCGCACCGTTGATGTCATGGCGGTAGAACAGGAAGATGCCACGTTGCTCGGCATCGAGCCAGGCACACCACTGCTGCGGGTGCGTCGTCGCTCTTGTACCCTCGACGGCACTCCGATTGAAGCCTCCGATGAGCGCTATATCGGCACGGTCGCAAATTTCACCACTACTGCGACCCGCGGCAATCCGGCTCCGTCAACGCTGCTGCCTAATCCGCCCACGACTGTGCACAGTGTCTAA